One segment of Zymoseptoria tritici IPO323 chromosome 2, whole genome shotgun sequence DNA contains the following:
- a CDS encoding 40S ribosomal protein S16, with the protein MSTTQSVQCFGKKKTATAVAHCKQGKGLIKVNGKPLSLVEPQILRFKVYEPVLILGLDKFADVDIRVRVRGGGHTSQVYAIRQAIAKSIIAYYQKYIDEHSKNQLKQALVAYDRTLLVADNRRCEPKKFGGPGARARYQKSYR; encoded by the exons ATGTCGACCACACAGAGCGTCCAGTGCtttggcaagaagaagaccgccACCGCTGTCGCCCACTGCAAGCAGGGCAAGGGTCTGATCAAGGTCAACGGAAAGCCTCTCTCGCTCGTCGAGCCACAAATTCTCCGCTTCAAGGTCTACGAGCCAGTTctcatcctcggcctcgACAAATTCG CCGATGTCGACATCCGCGTTCGCGTCCGTGGTGGTGGTCACACCTCGCAGGTCTACGCTATCCGTCAGGCTATCGCCAAGAGCATC ATCGCCTACTACCAGAAGTACATCGACGAGCACTCCAAGAACCAGCTGAAGCAGGCTCTCGTCGCCTACGACCGTACCCTCCTCGTTGCCGACAACAGACGATGCGAGCCAAAGAAGTTCGGCGGTCCCGGTGCGCGTGCCAGATACCAGAAGTCCTACAGATAA
- the mdlb1 gene encoding uncharacterized protein, whose product MNRDSNNKQAVQLSGEEIAKHNSRESCWVIIHGKAYDVTEFLPEHPGGPKIILKYAGKDATEEYEPIHPPDTLDKYLDKSKHLGEVNMQTVEKEEKEVDPDEVERQKRIKVMPILEQCYNLMDFEAVARTVMKKTAWAYYSSGADDEITMRENHSAFHKIWFRPRILQDVEHIDCSTTMLGTKVDIPFYVTATALGKLGNPEGEVVLTRAAKKHNVIQMIPTLASCSFDEIVDAKQGDQVQWLQLYVNKNRDITKRIVEHAEKRGCKGLFITVDAPQLGRREKDMRSKFSDVGSNVQNTGGDSVDRSQGAARAISSFIDPALQWSDLPWFLSITKMPIILKGVQRVEDVIRAVAAGVHGVVLSNHGGRQLDFARSGVEVLAEVMPELRRLGLENRIEVYIDGGIRRATDIIKALCLGAKGVGIGRPFLYAMSAYGQAGVDRAMQLLKDEMEMNMRLIGCNDVSQLGPEFLDTRGLSMHTTSVAADTLSLNVYDPLVGPKITAKL is encoded by the exons ATGAACCGCGACAGCAATAACAAGCAAGCCGTCCAGCTCAGTGGCGAGGAGATTGCAAAGCACAACAGCAGGGAGTCTTGCTGGGTCATCATCCACGGGAAAGCATACGATGTCACAGAGT TCCTACCAGAACATCCCGGCGGCCCCAAGATCATCCTCAAGTACGCCGGCAAAGATGCAACGGAGGAATACGAGCCCATCCACCCGCCCGACACGCTCGACAAGTACCTCGACAAGAGCAAGCATCTCGGTGAGGTGAATATGCAgacggtggagaaggaggagaaggaggtggatCCGGACGAGGTGGAGAGGCAGAAGCGGATCAAGGTCATGCCGATTTTGGAGCAGTGTTATAATTTGATGGATTTTGAGGCGGTGGCTAGGACGGTTATGAAGAAGACGGCGTGGGCATACTATTCGAGCGGTGCGGACGATGAAATT ACAATGAGGGAAAACCACAGCGCGTTCCACAAGATCTGGTTCCGACCCCGAATCCTTCAGGACGTCGAGCACATCGACTGCTCCACCACCATGCTCGGAACAAAAGTCGACATCCCCTTCTACGTAACGGCCACCGCACTCGGCAAGTTAGGTAACCCGGAAGGTGAAGTGGTCCTCACCCGCGCCGCGAAGAAGCACAACGTAATTCAAATGATTCCGACCCTAGCCTCCTGCTCGTTTGACGAAATCGTCGACGCCAAGCAAGGAGACCAAGTCCAATGGCTGCAACTCTACGTCAACAAAAACCGCGACATCACCAAGCGTATCGTCGAGCACGCCGAGAAGCGCGGCTGCAAAGGCCTGTTCATCACCGTCGACGCACCTCAACTCGGCCGGCGCGAGAAGGACATGCGGTCGAAGTTCTCAGACGTTGGGTCGAATGTGCAGAACACGGGTGGTGACTCGGTCGATCGATCTCAGGGTGCTGCACGCGCGATTTCGTCATTCATCGATCCGGCGTTGCAGTGGAGCGATCTTCCCTGGTTCTTGTCCATCACGAAGATGCCCATCATCCTCAAGGGCGTGCAGCGCGTGGAAGATGTCATTCGCGCAGTGGCAGCCGGCGTGCACGGCGTGGTACTCTCCAACCACGGCGGTCGCCAGCTGGACTTTGCCAGATCAGGAGTGGAAGTGCTCGCGGAGGTGATGCCcgagctacgacgactgGGTCTCGAGAACCGAATCGAAGTCTACATCGATGGCGGAATCCGACGAGCAACGGACATCATCAAGGCGCTATGCTTGGGCGCCAAGGGCGTGGGCATCGGCCGACCGTTCTTGTACGCCATGTCCGCGTACGGCCAGGCGGGCGTGGATCGTGCGATGCAGTTGTTGAAggacgagatggagatgAATATGCGGTTGATTGGGTGCAATGATGTGAGTCAATTGGGACCGGAGTTCTTGGATACGAGGGGTTTGAGCATGCACACCACATCTGTGGCGGCGGACACGTTGAGCTTGAATGTGTATGATCCGTTGGTGGGACCGAAGATTACGGCGAAGTTGTAG